A region of Drosophila suzukii chromosome 2L, CBGP_Dsuzu_IsoJpt1.0, whole genome shotgun sequence DNA encodes the following proteins:
- the LOC108021151 gene encoding uncharacterized protein: MKPLIVIVLVGLLASSCHIVQSQEPGEVVVEQETSESDDALKIKQSQANIAAQVEAMLEHFQQEDPQGLPGVPVPDPLEVPNVKKSMGMANLDMKQVKAYGLSKFRIDKMNLDLKEIKFNGGLQLDQMLVKGQYTLSSFFSKANGPFTVILKNVYAEATAFLAVERDGHLATDRIKIDITFSDMTMDFQNLGIVGSVFQSVVNGAPNLVFDAMKPFMLQEADKKLRSEINTMIQNTLGERRLPNSITPLDSAIAMARKMVREKGYDPYHLPDVNRTMGVFSVQLAHTWINGISSFYRVGNITAGMANKTVSVVLQIGTQQVTGAGQWEVGLGMMTRVGHVQFTVQHIRATVGVSQSLDTRKRAQITDLQFDMGNIQVRCDGAGTLDYVMEFAVNVIPNLLRYQIMDAIENPIKQRVQEKFNTIDVEQVIKNMAQNDFNFDPKMLGL, encoded by the exons ATGAAGCCACTGATAGTGATCGTGCTCGTGGGCCTGCTGGCAAGTAGCTGCCACATTGTCCAGTCCCAGGAGCCAGGAGAAG TCGTCGTGGAGCAGGAGACCAGCGAATCTGATGACGCACTTAAGATCAAGCAGAGCCAGGCCAACATAGCCGCCCAAGTGGAGGCCATGCTGGAGCATTTCCAGCAGGAGGATCCGCAGGGCCTGCCCGGAGTGCCCGTGCCCGATCCCCTGGAGGTGCCCAATGTCAAGAAGAGCATGGGCATGGCCAATCTGGACATGAAGCAGGTCAAGGCTTACGGTTTGTCCAAGTTCCGCATTGACAAAATGAACCTGGACTTGAAGGAGATAAAG TTCAATGGAGGTCTTCAACTGGATCAGATGCTGGTCAAGGGGCAGTACACGTTGAGCTCCTTCTTTTCCAAGGCCAATGGCCCCTTCACCGTGATCCTAAAGAACGTCTATGCAGAGGCAACTGCCTTCCTGGCCGTCGAGCGGGATGGCCACCTGGCCACGGACCGCATCAAGATCGACATCACCTTCTCGGACATGACCATGGACTTCCAGAACCTCGGCATAGTGGGCAGCGTCTTCCAGAGCGTCGTGAACGGGGCCCCCAATCTGGTCTTCGACGCCATGAAGCCGTTCATGCTCCAGGAGGCGGACAAGAAGCTGCGCAGCGAGATCAACACCATGATCCAAAACACCTTGGGCGAGCGGCGGCTGCCCAACTCGATAACGCCGCTGGACAGCGCCATAGCCATGGCCCGCAAGATGGTGCGAGAGAAGGGCTACGATCCGTACCACTTGCCCGATGTGAATCGCACCATGGGCGTGTTTAGCGTCCAACTGGCCCACACCTGGATCAATGGAATCTCAAGCTTCTACCGTGTGGGAAACATCACCGCTGGCATGGCCAATAAAACGGTGTCCGTGGTTCTTCAAATTGGCACGCAGCAGGTGACGGGCGCCGGCCAGTGGGAGGTGGGTCTGGGCATGATGACCCGCGTGGGTCATGTCCAGTTCACCGTGCAGCACATCCGCGCCACCGTCGGCGTGAGTCAGTCCCTCGACACGCGCAAGCGGGCGCAGATCACCGATCTGCAGTTCGACATGGGAAACATACAGGTGCGATGTGATGGAGCAGGAACTCTGGACTACGTCATGGAGTTTGCGGTGAATGTGATCCCGAACCTGCTGCGCTACCAGATCATGGACGCCATCGAGAACCCCATCAAGCAGCGCGTCCAGGAGAAGTTCAACACCATCGACGTGGAGCAGGTCATCAAGAACATGGCCCAGAATGATTTTAACTTTGACCCAAAAATGTTGGGCTTGTGA
- the Sec5 gene encoding exocyst complex component 2 has protein sequence MAPQPVVTGLSPKEGPPGTRVIIRGEFLGTRAQDLIGLKICGSDCLLSAEWKSPNKIIARTGPAKGKGDIIVTTLSGGVGTSTVQFRAYHETIGPLKESAVWIEESPSQNFAWGRRTLAQSGLTQEDPLGLSIEGNEQKIPEDLRDLFPEACGDLSQEHFSPAWFLLENHLATSFEDLKAGLSFLKRKVESQKEGQLSFLKSNAGSVIDQLDTLMNIRDKLQEDEKLYGKETLNVLETSIENSISESQKIFTDVLVRKEKADSTRSVLFALSRHKFLFCLPNSVDRRAKAGEYDIVVNDYSRAKNLFGKTEIPIFRKVLEEVDLRILSIRKQLHEKVVKMPQSVEQQKKLIKALISLELQQSGTPIGDKLRNIDPAWDAIEARAKYLEGTFRQTFEQHANKDSSAQEKAKNRDPSQAPSRVNFCEELCDIAASQLPDLWRLGQLYFTGELRGPHDPKPGDFKRMILNAIEKFCVYLRLAILIAADQRALRQSSGLSWSIGSASATHQFLPWIPQCLRFTRIAYATLISLDLPSEALDIIQKLIDEVRLFCFSIIFKRATDRCKKLGSQETWELGVEEYPGATLLPAALETLLIETLDEVQSVCMQRETREGNLLEPQSDGQREVTQRLQEFLSAFSGVIEELAFHSHDEETPTHNVSQLLGFPNSQQPDSVAGSGGGAAVTWEQRMLCCLANYAYCNKSFFPRIGDIFVRYGYPLPTLAIETARYTVNQLFTNLLEEYVEHKGDPLVGTIEPSMYLGRFQWDHEMEIGQLRPYAHECCDNLVGVYSEIYSISPALLRPILESIVQTISEELARLMSCVQRFSFTGAIQAHVDIRLLRDSLEGYVNETAKNYFMEALEAINPPLSGEQKRKADEILERVKRNMRLQLLCFSVKEP, from the exons ATGGCCCCGCAGCCAGTGGTAACGGGGCTCTCCCCCAAGGAGGGTCCACCTGGCACCCGCGTCATCATCCGCGGCGAGTTCCTGGGCACCCGGGCCCAAGATTTGATTG GTCTGAAGATCTGCGGCTCGGATTGCCTGCTGTCCGCGGAGTGGAAGTCACCCAACAAGATCATCGCACGCACTGGTCCGGCCAAAGGAAAGGGGGACATTATTGTGACCACCTTGAGCGGCGGAGTGGGCACCTCCACGGTGCAGTTCCGTGCATACCACGAGACCATCGGTCCCCTCAAGGAGTCTGCCGTGTGGATCGAGGAGTCGCCCTCGCAGAACTTTGCCTGGGGTCGTCGCACCCTGGCCCAATCCGGTCTGACGCAGGAGGATCCCCTCGGCCTATCCATCGAGGGCAACGAGCAGAAGATTCCCGAGGATCTGCGCGACCTGTTCCCCGAAGCCTGCGGCGATCTATCGCAGGAGCACTTCTCACCAGCCTGGTTCCTGCTAGAGAATCATCTGGCAACCTCCTTCGAGGATCTCAAGGCGGGCCTGTCCTTTCTGAAGCGCAAGGTAGAGAGCCAGAAGGAGGGTCAGTTGTCCTTCCTCAAGTCCAATGCGGGCTCTGTGATTGACCAGCTGGATACGCTGATGAACATTCGGGATAAGCTGCAGGAGGATGAGAAGCTGTACGGCAAGGAGACCCTGAACGTGTTAGAAACATCCATTGAGA ACTCCATCAGCGAGTCGCAGAAGATCTTCACGGATGTGCTGGTGCGCAAGGAAAAGGCCGACTCCACTAGGTCCGTCCTCTTCGCCCTGTCGCGCCACAAGTTCCTCTTCTGTCTGCCCAACTCGGTGGACCGACGGGCCAAGGCGGGCGAATACGACATTGTGGTGAACGACTATTCGCGCGCCAAGAATCTCTTTGGCAAAACAGAGATTCCCATCTTTCGCAAGGTGCTGGAAGAAGTGGACCTCAGGATTCTGTCCATCAGGAAGCAGCTGCACGAGAAGGTGGTCAAGATGCCGCAGAGCGTGGAGCAGCAGAAGAAACTAATCAAGGCTTTGATTAGCTTGGAGCTTCAGCAAAGCGGAACTCCCATTGGCGATAAGCTGCGGAACATCGATCCAGCTTGGGATGCCATCGAGGCCAGGGCCAAGTACCTGGAAGGCACCTTCCGTCAGACCTTCGAGCAGCACGCCAACAAGGATTCGAGTGCGCAGGAGAAGGCCAAAAACAGGGATCCCAGCCAGGCGCCCAGCCGGGTGAATTTTTGCGAGGAGCTGTGCGACATTGCGGCCTCCCAACTGCCAGATTTATGGCGTCTGGGCCAGCTGTACTTCACTGGGGAGCTGCGAGGACCTCATGATCCCAAACCAGGTGACTTTAAGCGCATGATTTTGAACGCCATCGAAAAGTTCTGTGTCTACTTGCGCTTGGCCATACTTATTGCCGCGGATCAGCGCGCCTTGCGGCAGTCCAGCGGCTTGTCTTGGTCTATTGGCTCCGCCTCGGCTACGCACCAGTTCCTTCCCTGGATTCCGCAGTGCCTGCGCTTCACAAGGATAGCCTATGCCACACTCATAAGCTTGGATCTTCCCTCGGAAGCGCTGGACATTATACAGAAGCTGATCGACGAGGTGCGCCTCTTCTGCTTCTCAATCATCTTCAAGCGGGCCACGGATCGATGCAAGAAGCTGGGTAGCCAGGAGACCTGGGAGCTGGGCGTGGAGGAGTATCCAGGCGCCACACTGCTTCCCGCCGCCTTGGAGACCCTGCTCATCGAAACGCTGGACGAGGTGCAGTCTGTGTGCATGCAGCGGGAGACTCGAGAGGGAAATCTACTCGAGCCGCAGTCGGATGGACAACGGGAGGTGACTCAGCGCCTACAAGAATTCCTATCCGCCTTCAGCGGGGTAATCGAGGAGCTGGCCTTTCACTCCCACGACGAGGAGACGCCCACCCACAATGTGTCGCAGTTGCTGGGATTTCCCAACTCCCAGCAGCCAGATTCGGTGGCTGGAAGCGGCGGAGGAGCTGCTGTGACCTGGGAGCAGCGCATGCTCTGTTGTCTGGCCAACTATGCGTACTGCAACAAGAGCTTCTTCCCGCGCATCGGCGACATCTTCGTGCGCTATGGTTACCCGCTGCCCACTTTGGCAATCGAAACGGCACGGTACACGGTCAACCAACTGTTTACCAACCTCCTGGAGGAGTACGTCGAGCACAAGGGCGATCCCCTGGTGGGCACCATAGAGCCCTCCATGTACCTGGGTCGTTTCCAGTGGGATCACGAGATGGAGATCGGCCAGCTGCGTCCCTACGCCCACGAGTGTTGCGATAATCTAGTTGGCGTCTACTCAGAGATCTACAGTATTTCTCCGGCTCTGCTGCGACCTATCCTGGAGTCCATTGTGCAGACCATATCCGAGGAGCTGGCTCGTCTGATGAGCTGCGTCCAGCGGTTTAGCTTCACGGGAGCGATTCAGGCCCACGTTGATATTCGTCTGCTGAGGGACTCTCTGGAGGGTTATGTCAATGAGACAGCCAA GAACTACTTCATGGAGGCACTGGAGGCCATCAATCCTCCCCTGAGTGGCGAGCAGAAGCGAAAGGCAGACGAGATTCTGGAACGGGTGAAGCGGAACATGCGACTGCAGCTGCTCTGCTTCAGTGTAAAGGAACCCTAG
- the Cog3 gene encoding conserved oligomeric Golgi complex subunit 3 has protein sequence MDDVERIQSENDNLRKIRNRLMQWESKTDPLAALSVQQEEHLDVLTNLWRDSGPSAPPPTTPTQAAPAEHLAATSPLSGDDGELPVEGLQSTNDFLLWFADVSAEIEQRGDADYHKYLQQLEQRKAECSHMLDQIAGAMERLGALCDEYDFVSQKTSALNTASEQLIEEQEKLQELSHEIQRRLHYFSQVELLNQRLQSPTLSVASEAFRECLNKIDECLNYIEENPKFKDAATYNVKYRQCLAKASGLVRNYVTSVINQATEATLHPKNAPDASTAIKAPDAAFALYYGKYQTAAAKVKRVAQLIEARSEHSQDYAQLMADLQQHYLTQRASVMSPAVNLSIQNVKLAHKGDHCSLTRSACAFLVHVCQDEQRLFYQFFSTGAPHLTIYLEGLCTILYDTMRPFIIHINHLETLAEICSILRIEMLEEHVQQNPAGLEAFATIAHQLLQDVQERLVFRAHLYLQSDILNFNPSSGDLAYPEKLEMMESIALSLQEPAPLRRSDSRASMISSVSSAVETESVDTAYRVKQMNSPADLHGMWYPTVRRTLVCLSRLYRCVDRPIFQGLSQEALKLCIQSVSHAAGKISANKTPIDGELFEIKHLLILREQIAPFRVDFTVKETSLDFSKVKTAAFGLLQKRKQLFSMGSNNALLEFLLEGTPQIKEHLLDSRKEVDRQLKSVCEKYIKDAVHMLVGPLVTFLEKAQTLLAQATPATPQSPESAKVSYVLRQSPWASPQQISSIIQETQRLIKAKLAVLQRSMQLYLSNRDTEFIIFRPIRNNIIQSFVKLEQLLTTNGYSTDDMIITSCPSAEQVSILLSSASILAAEGVASFAAAARKISTSSSVEGPTVGRKLSTLSNRSELVEEPKAEEAAAQVEVVPAEGPSPEKIVEEPQTQANSE, from the exons ATGGATGACGTCGAACGAATTCAGAGCGAGAATGATAATTTGCGCAAGATTCGCAACCGCCTGATGCAATGGGAGTCCAAGACGGACCCGCTGGCGGCGCTGAGTGTCCAGCAGGAGGAGCACCTGGACGTTCTGACCAATCTGTGGCGCGACAGCGGACCATCG GCACCTCCACCGACCACGCCCACTCAGGCAGCTCCCGCCGAGCACCTAGCAGCAACTTCTCCGCTCAGCGGCGATGACGGGGAATTGCCCGTGGAGGGCTTGCAGAGCACCAACGACTTCCTGCTTTGGTTTGCGGACGTCAGCGCCGAGATCGAGCAACGTGGCGACGCCGACTACCACAAATACCTGCAGCAGCTGGAGCAGCGCAAGGCGGAGTGCTCCCACATGCTGGACCAGATCGCGGGGGCCATGGAGCGCCTGGGCGCCCTCTGCGACGAGTATGACTTTGTGTCGCAGAAGACGAGCGCCCTGAACACGGCCAGTGAGCAGTTGATCGAGGAGCAGGAGAAGCTCCAGGAGCTGAGCCACGAGATCCAGCGCCGACTGCACTACTTCAGTCAGGTGGAGCTGCTCAACCAGCGACTCCAGAGTCCAACGCTCTCGGTGGCCAGTGAAGCTTTCAGGGAGTGCCTCAACAAGATCGACGAGTGTCTCAACTACATCGAGGAGAAT CCCAAATTCAAGGACGCGGCCACCTACAATGTGAAGTACAGGCAGTGCCTGGCGAAAGCCTCGGGTCTGGTGCGCAACTATGTGACCAGCGTGATCAACCAGGCCACGGAAGCCACGCTGCATCCGAAGAATGCACCGGATGCCTCTACTGCCATCAAGGCGCCCGATGCCGCCTTTGCTTTGTACTATGGGAAGTACCAAACGGCCGCCGCGAAGGTGAAGCGCGTGGCTCAGTTGATTGAAGCCCGTTCGGAGCACAGCCAGGACTACGCCCAGCTGATGGCGGATCTGCAGCAGCACTACTTGACCCAGCGGGCCAGCGTAATGTCGCCGGCGGTGAATCTGTCCATACAGAACGTTAAGTTGGCCCACAAGGGGGATCACTGCTCGCTCACCCGCAGTGCCTGTGCCTTCCTGGTGCATGTGTGCCAGGACGAGCAGCGTCTCTTCTACCAGTTCTTCAGCACGGGGGCTCCTCACTTGAC AATCTACCTCGAGGGCTTGTGCACCATTCTGTACGACACCATGCGACCCTTCATCATACACATCAATCACTTGGAAACGCTGGCGGAGATCTGCTCAATTCTGCGCATTGAAATGCTGGAAGAGCATGTCCAGCAGAACC CTGCTGGCCTGGAGGCCTTTGCTACCATTGCTCATCAGCTGCTGCAGGATGTGCAGGAGCGTTTGGTATTTCGAGCGCATCTATACCTCCAGTCGGACATTCTAAACTTTAATCCCTCATCGGGGGATTTGGCCTACCCAGAGAAGTTGGAAATGATGGAG AGCATTGCCCTGTCGCTCCAAGAACCTGCACCCTTGCGACGCTCCGACTCTCGCGCCTCCATGATATCCAGTGTCTCGAGTGCCGTGGAGACGGAAAGCGTGGACACCGCCTACAGGGTGAAGCAAATGA ATTCCCCCGCTGATCTTCATGGCATGTGGTACCCCACAGTGCGTCGCACACTGGTGTGCCTCTCGAGACTCTACCGCTGCGTGGATCGACCCATTTTCCAGGGCCTGTCCCAGGAGGCTCTCAAGCTGTGCATCCAGAGTGTCTCCCATGCGGCGGGCAAGATCTCAGCCAACAAGACGCCCATTGATGGCGAGCTCTTCGAGATCAAGCATCTGCTTATTCTGCGGGAACAGATTGCCCCGTTCCGGGTGGACTTCACGGTGAAGGAAACATCGCTGGACTTTAGCAAGGTGAAAACGGCTGCCTTCGGTCTGCTGCAGAAGCGCAAGCAGCTCTTTTCCATGGGCAGCAACAATGCCCTGCTGGAATTCCTACTGGAGGGCACGCCGCAGATTAAGGAGCATTTGCTGGACTCGCGAAAGGAGGTGGACCGTCAGCTGAAGTCGGTGTGTGAGAAGTACATTAAGGATGCGGTGCACATGCTAGTGGGTCCGCTGGTTACATTCCTGGAAAAGGCGCAGACCCTGTTGGCGCAAGCTACTCCAGCAACGCCCCAATCGCCAGAGTCCGCGAAAGTCAGCTACGTTTTGAGGCAAAGCCCTTGGGCAAGTCCGCAGCAGATCAGCAGTATCATCCAGGAGACGCAGCGCCTCATCAAGGCCAAGCTGGCGGTGCTGCAAAGGTCCATGCAGCTCTACCTGAGCAATCGTGATACGGAATTCATTATTTTTCGGCCGATCCGC AACAACATTATTCAATCCTTCGTGAAGCTGGAACAACTGCTGACCACCAATGGCTACTCCACAGATGATATGATCATCACGAGCTGTCCTTCGGCGGAGCAGGTGTCCATACTCTTATCCAGCGCCAGTATTTTGGCTGCCGAGGGAGTGGCCAGCTTTGCAGCAGCAGCCCGGAAAATCAGCACCTCGTCCTCGGTGGAGGGTCCAACTGTTGGACGAAAGCTCAGCACGTTGTCCAATAGATCCGAACTGGTGGAGGAGCCCAAGGCTGAGGAAGCCGCTGCCCAGGTAGAGGTGGTTCCCGCGGAAGGACCATCACCGGAGAAGATTGTGGAAGAACCACAGACGCAGGCCAACTCCGAATAA